TCACTGGCGAGGCTGTGGAAGCCCGCGCACACGGCGGAGAGATGCTCCACGTCACTCTGCGGCATGCCCCGGGATGCGCAGCTGACCAGGCCGTCCGCGGTGAGCAGCACGGCCTGACGAACGTGGTCGGTCCGCTCCAGCAGGTCGTCGAGCAGCCAGCCGAGTCCGCTCGCGTCGGTCCGCCCTGTCTCTCCGTCGTACGGCTCAGCCATCGTCGCCCGTCCTTTCGTCGTTCCTGGTCCCCGGCCGGTCCCCCGGCGCGCTCCCGGGCGGATCGCTCTCGGCCCGACCGCTCCCACGCCGTTCGCCCTCGGCCCGACCGTCCGTACGCCGTTCGCTCTCCGCCCGACCGCTACCGGCCGGCTCGCCGCTCCGCCCGCGCTCGAGCCCTCGCTGGAAGGCCCCGAAGACGGCCCGCATCTCCTCCGCGCTGACCTCCCGGTCCTCGGCTCCGGGCGGGTCCTGCCCCGCTCCGGGAGGTCCCTCGCGCAGCGGGGCGGCGAGCGACGCCTGCCGGATCCGGGTGGGCAGGGGCCGGGGCGCCGCGGCGTGCGGAAGCTGCGCTCCGCCACCGGCCCGGGGTGCGGGGCCGGTCCCGGTCCCGGGCTGCGCCGGGTCGCCGTCCGGCAGCGGGCCGGAGAGCGGTGCGGGGCCGGCGGGACCGCGGTCCGCTCCGGGGGCGGTCCCGCGGCCGGTCCTGCGCTCCTCCGTCCCGGGCGTCCCGGGCGTCCCGGGCGTCCCGGGCGTCCCGGCGAGCACCGCCACGCCTGCGGCGGCCGCCCCGTGCCGCCCGTCCGGCGCGGAGGACCGGACCGGGATCCGGGCCGCCTCGGGGTCCGCGTCCGGGTCCGCCGCGTCCGCCGGATCCGCCGGGGTGATGATCGCGTTCGGCAGCAGCACCACCGCGGTGGTCCCCCCGTAAGGGGAGCGGGTGAGGGTGACGGTGATGCCGTGCCGGGCAGCCAGACGGCCCACGATGTACAGGCCGAGGCGCTCGTCCTGTACCGGGTCGAAGTCGCCCGGCCGGGCCAGGGTGCGATGGGCCTGGGCGAGCTCGTCGCCGTCCATGCCGAGGCCGCGGTCGTCGATCTCCAGGACGAAGCCGTTGCGGGCCTCGCTCGTGCGCATCGTCACCCGGGTGTGCGGCGGGGAGAAGGCCGCGGCGTTCTCGACCAGCTCCGCGACGAGATGCACCACGTCCGCCACGGCGTCGGCACCGACGCGCACCGCGGGCATCGGGGGCACCACGACCCGCGGGTAGTCCTCGATCTCGCCGACCGCCGCCCCCACCACGTCCACGAGCGGCACCGGCTTGCGCCACCGCCGTCCGGGAGCCGCTCCCGACAGGATGATCAGGCCCTCGGCGTGGCGCCGCATCCGGGTCGTCAGATGATCGATCCGGAAGAGCTCCTCGAGCGTGTCGGGGTCCGTGGTCCGCCGCTCCAGGGTGTCGACGAGCTTCGCCTGCCGGTGCACCAGCGCCTGGTTGCGCCGCGCGATGTTCAGCAACACGGCGAAGACGCCGCGGCGCAGGGTCGCCTGCTTCACCGCCGCCTCGACGGCCGCCCGGCGTGCCGCGTTGAGGGCCGTTCCCACCTGCGCGATCTCGTCGGGTTCACCGTCCCCGTCGGCGAAGTCGAGCGGCGGCGCCGCGGCGGCCGGGTCGACGTCCTCCCCCGCACCGAGCCGTTCCATCACCTCGGGCAGCCGCCGGGTGGCGAGGACGTCCGCGGCGTCCCGCAGCTCCTCCAGCCGTCCGGCGATCCGCCGGCCGGCACTCACCGACAGCCACACGGAGAAACCGGCCGCGGCGAGACCGGCGAATCCGACGACGGCCGCCTCGACCATCTCGCGGTAGGCGAAGGCACGCCCGCGTTCGGCCGCGTTCAGGGCCGACCGGGTGCACAGCAGCATGTACCGCTTCACCGCGCGGTCCGTGGTGGTCCGCCACGACGCGTCCGCCACCGCCTGGCCCGCGTTCGCCGCACCGGCCCTCAGCAGCGCGTCCTCTCCCGCGGTCAGCGCCCGGTACTCGGCGCTCCGCTGGAAGTCCGTGAAGAGCTTCCGGGAGTCGGCCGGCAGATCGGGGACGTAGGTGCGGTGGAAGACGCGCCGGTCCTCGATGGCCGCGGTGAGCGCGTCGTACTGGGTGTCGGTGACGGCCCCGGCGGCCCGCGCGCCGGCGACGAGGGCGTCCTCGCGGGAGACGAACTCCCGCACCCGCACCAGTTCCACCACCACCTGCGCCTCGCGGGCGAGCTGCCCGGCCTGCAGCGCGGTGAGCTGGGACTGGACGTCGAAGGTCGGCTCGACGATCACCGTATAGGCCTCCACCGCCTCGCTCCAGGACAGCCGGCGCTCGACCACCCGGTCCCGCAGGGCGTCGAGCCGCGAGGCGGCCCGGGCCATCGTGTCCAGGGACTCCCGCTGCCGGTCGGTGAGGTCCTCGCGCCGGTCCCGGTCGCCGACGGCGTCGAGCATGGCCTGCACGGCCCGGTCGGTCGAACGCTGCTGGGCCAGCAGCGGGGCGGCGTCGGCCGCCCCGGCGTCGCGGCGGCCGGCGCCCAGATACGCGGCCGCGAGCCGGCGTTCGATCTGGATCTGGCCGACGGCCGTGTCGACCGGGGTGCCGAACGTCTCGTACACGCTCTGGAGGCGGATCAGCGCCCGCAGGTCCCCCGTCACGGACACCATGGCGAAGCTCCACAGCGCCAGCAGGGCCACGGCGGGCACGACGGTGAGGGCCACGATCCTGCCGCGGATCGTGGGAGGGCGCATTCGCCGGCGCATGGGCTCCCCCCTGGACGCTCGGGACATACGGCCAGCGGGGGTGCTACCGCCGGGTAGGGGCAGAAACTACGCGATCGGCGTCCGGCGGCGCAATGCTGCCCGCCGGTAACGCCCCATGCCGGCGGCCGGCCGCCGGCTTGGGGCGTTCGACGGCCGACCGCCACGGCCCCCCGGCCGGCGGCGAGCGGCGGGGTGCGTCGGGGGCGGGGGCGGGGGCGGGGGCGGGCGCGTTCGCAGGCACCCGGCGGACGCGGACCACCCCGGGGCGGCGACCGCACGGCACGCACCCTTCGCCCCGCGCGGGTAGGAGTCCGGCCCCGCGCCCGATCCCGCAGTACCCCGACGCACACCCGTCGCCCCGCGCGGGTAGGAGTCGGGTCCCGCAGTCGATCCCGTACCCGACCGGACGGAGGCCCGCATGACGCCGGACCCGCACTGGCTCGACCCCGAACCGTTCCTCCGCGGCGTGGCCTGGCTCGACCGCGGCCGTCCGGTGCGGGCCGATCCCGGCGATCTGGCCCGGCTGCCGTGGGACACCAGGGAGCGGGCCGCGCTCCCCATCGGCGTGCGGCTGGAGTTCACGGCCCCCGACGGCGCCCGGGCCGTCGAGGTGCGCTACCGGGCCCGGGTGCCGGGC
The Streptomyces tirandamycinicus DNA segment above includes these coding regions:
- a CDS encoding sensor histidine kinase translates to MRPPTIRGRIVALTVVPAVALLALWSFAMVSVTGDLRALIRLQSVYETFGTPVDTAVGQIQIERRLAAAYLGAGRRDAGAADAAPLLAQQRSTDRAVQAMLDAVGDRDRREDLTDRQRESLDTMARAASRLDALRDRVVERRLSWSEAVEAYTVIVEPTFDVQSQLTALQAGQLAREAQVVVELVRVREFVSREDALVAGARAAGAVTDTQYDALTAAIEDRRVFHRTYVPDLPADSRKLFTDFQRSAEYRALTAGEDALLRAGAANAGQAVADASWRTTTDRAVKRYMLLCTRSALNAAERGRAFAYREMVEAAVVGFAGLAAAGFSVWLSVSAGRRIAGRLEELRDAADVLATRRLPEVMERLGAGEDVDPAAAAPPLDFADGDGEPDEIAQVGTALNAARRAAVEAAVKQATLRRGVFAVLLNIARRNQALVHRQAKLVDTLERRTTDPDTLEELFRIDHLTTRMRRHAEGLIILSGAAPGRRWRKPVPLVDVVGAAVGEIEDYPRVVVPPMPAVRVGADAVADVVHLVAELVENAAAFSPPHTRVTMRTSEARNGFVLEIDDRGLGMDGDELAQAHRTLARPGDFDPVQDERLGLYIVGRLAARHGITVTLTRSPYGGTTAVVLLPNAIITPADPADAADPDADPEAARIPVRSSAPDGRHGAAAAGVAVLAGTPGTPGTPGTPGTEERRTGRGTAPGADRGPAGPAPLSGPLPDGDPAQPGTGTGPAPRAGGGAQLPHAAAPRPLPTRIRQASLAAPLREGPPGAGQDPPGAEDREVSAEEMRAVFGAFQRGLERGRSGEPAGSGRAESERRTDGRAEGERRGSGRAESDPPGSAPGDRPGTRNDERTGDDG